One Drosophila santomea strain STO CAGO 1482 chromosome X, Prin_Dsan_1.1, whole genome shotgun sequence DNA segment encodes these proteins:
- the LOC120456785 gene encoding vitellogenin-2 codes for MQYNLVRCLKQLNLEATMNPLRTLCVLACLLAVAMGNPQSGNRSGRRSNSLDNVEQPSNWLNPREIEDLPNLKQVSLKKLQEMSLEEGATLLDKLYHLSQFNHVFQPDYTPEPSQIKGYIVGERGQKIEFNLNTLVEKVKRQQKFGDDEVTIFIQGLPETNTQVQKATRKLVQAYQQRYNLQPYASTDYSSEEQSQRSSSEEQQTQRRRQNGEQDDTKTGDLIVIQLGNAIEDFEQYATLNIERLGEIIGNRLVELTNNVNVPQEIIHLIGSGPAAHVAGVAGRQFTRQTGHKLRRITALDPTKIYGKPEERLTGLARGDADFVDAIHTSAYGMGTSQRLANVDFFPNGPSTGVPGADNVVEAAMRATRYFAESVRPGNERNFPAVAASSYQEYKQNKGYGKRGYMGIATDFDLQGDYILQVNSKSPFGRSTPAQKQTGYHQVHQPWRQSSSNQNQGSRRQ; via the exons ATGCAGTACAACTTGGTACGGTGTCTGAAACAGTTGAACTTGGAAGCCACAATGAATCCTCTGCGCACCCTTTGCGTTCTGGCCTGCCTTCTGGCAGTCGCCATGGGTAACCCCCAGTCTGGTAACCGTTCCGGTCGCCGATCCAACTCCCTGGACAATGTGGAGCAGCCCAGCAACTGGTTGAACCCACGGGAAATCGAGGATCTGCCCAACCTGAAGCAGGTTAGCCTTAAGAAGCTGCAGGAGATGAGCCTGGAGGAGGGCGCCACGCTGTTGGACAAGCTCT ACCATCTGTCCCAGTTCAACCATGTCTTCCAGCCCGATTACACCCCGGAACCCAGCCAAATCAAGGGCTACATTGTCGGCGAGCGCGGCCAGAAGATCGAGTTCAACCTGAACACTCTGGTGGAGAAGGTGAAGCGCCAGCAGAAATTCGGCGACGATGAGGTCACCATCTTCATCCAGGGCCTGCCCGAGACCAACACCCAAGTGCAGAAGGCAACCAGGAAACTGGTGCAGGCCTACCAGCAGCGTTACAACCTCCAGCCCTATGCGTCCACCGATTACTCCAGCGAGGAGCAGAGCCAGAGGAGCTCCAGCGAGGAGCAGCAAACTCAGCGCAGGAGGCAGAACGGTGAACAGGATGACACCAAGACCGGAGACCTGATTGTGATCCAGCTGGGCAATGCCATCGAGGACTTTGAGCAGTACGCCACCCTGAACATTGAGCGCCTGGGCGAGATCATTGGCAACCGTCTGGTTGAGCTGACCAACAACGTGAACGTGCCCCAGGAGATCATCCATCTGATTGGCTCTGGACCCGCTGCCCATGTCGCCGGAGTGGCTGGACGCCAGTTCACCCGCCAGACCGGACACAAGTTGCGCCGCATCACCGCCCTGGACCCCACTAAGATCTACGGCAAGCCCGAGGAGAGGCTGACCGGACTGGCCCGTGGTGATGCTGACTTCGTCGATGCCATCCACACCTCCGCCTACGGCATGGGCACCAGCCAGCGATTGGCCAACGTGGACTTCTTCCCCAACGGACCCTCGACCGGTGTGCCCGGTGCCGATAATGTGGTTGAGGCCGCCATGCGTGCCACCCGCTACTTTGCCGAGTCCGTGCGTCCCGGAAACGAGAGGAACTTCCCCGCCGTGGCCGCCAGCTCGTACCAGGAGTACAAGCAGAACAAGGGCTATGGCAAGCGCGGCTACATGGGCATCGCCACCGATTTCGATCTGCAGGGCGATTACATTCTGCAGGTGAACTCCAAGAGCCCCTTCGGCAGGAGCACTCCCGCCCAGAAGCAGACCGGCTACCACCAGGTCCACCAGCCCTGGCGCCAGTCCTCCTCCAACCAGAACCAGGGTTCCCGCCGTCAGTAG